The stretch of DNA gtgtgtgtgtgtgtgtgtgtgtgtgtgtgtgtttaccttcaTACTTTTGACGGTAATCATTTTGAAAGTAACCCTTACACGTCTCTCGACGAAGTCGATGATGAATAATTTCAAACACGCAGCTTCTACAGTAAAAGCGTTACAAGTTTCAAGAGGACGACTCCATGTCTTTTTCCATCCATCATCACACCAGAAGCGGCTTCGCACAGGAGTTTGTTGTTTGAGGTTGCCAttttggggagggcgggggggtcgAGATTAAGACCCTGAATCCAGTGCTGTTACTTTAAGTATCGTTGCAATGAGAAAGAGTATTTTTAATGTTCCCACGCGCTGTGCACTGAACCTCTATGCCATGCAATGACAAACTCCGCTATGCACGGGAGCGTCCAGACAAGCCTCGAAACATCATGCACCTACGGAACTTTTCATCTTGCACCTATGGAACTTTTCTAATAAGCACAGAATTTTTTTCCGTTAAACTGGAGCACCAAACCTATCCGGTAAGCACTGAAACTTTCCATCATGCACACCGAACATTTCTTTCCCCAATAAAACAATGATGCCGccgaacatactttttttttcccagcggGGTCAGTGCAAAAGGTTCAGCCTGACCTCTTCCTCCTAAGCGTTGTAGTGGATCTGATAATACATTCACTGGCCGGGTCGCCCGTGCCGTGGGTGGCTGTGTCAGTCGTGTCCAGagtcctccatccatccatccatcatctgcCGTGCTTGCCGCCACCACCGCTGCCGCCACCGCCTCCCTTGCCTTTCTTCCAGTGCCGCACCATGTCGGCCATGTGGTCCATGGCCTCGGCCAGCCCCTCCCCCGTCACGGCGCACACGGGCAGCACGTCCAGCTGCTGTCCCCGCGACAGTTCCGGCACCGCCAGGGCCTCACCCACCTCCCTGGCCGTCAGGGCGTCCTGTAGGTCCTGCTTGTTGGCCAGAACCAGGATGGGCAgacagtgctggtggtggtggtggctggatcCTTGTTGGCTCATGCCGGGGGCCTGCTGCTGGCCCTTGACCAGCTTTTGCAGCTCCATGCGGGCCTCGTCCAGCCGCTCCCGGTCCCTGGAGTCCACCACGAAGATGATGCCGTGGGCTGACCTGCGTCCGTGAGAAGACTGACGTGAGAGGTTCACGTGGTCATCATGCACACGACTTAAATCCTTGAATTGGGAAGGCAGAAAACACGAGAAACATTTGAGCAACCATTGCTGATTAAGTCTACgtataatggtgataatgaggagaaggaggaggaagaggaggaggagaagaagaagaagatgatgatgatgatgatgatgatgatgatagggaggAAAACgaaaagcaggaggaggatgaaaaagcGGAAAAAGAACAAGACTGACGGCAACggaagaaggaggcggagaaggaagaggaggaggaaggatgga from Babylonia areolata isolate BAREFJ2019XMU chromosome 18, ASM4173473v1, whole genome shotgun sequence encodes:
- the LOC143293144 gene encoding ADP-ribosylation factor-like protein 4C isoform X2; this encodes MGSSSSVQKLVLVGLENSGKTTLLYHLKFGQYVHTIPTVGFNCEKVEGGWGRAKGVTFCLWDLEGKDNKRPLWNTYLRSAHGIIFVVDSRDRERLDEARMELQKLVKGQQQHCLPILVLANKQDLQDALTAREVGEALAVPELSRGQQLDVLPVCAVTGEGLAEAMDHMADMVRHWKKGKGGGGGSGGGGKHGR
- the LOC143293144 gene encoding ADP-ribosylation factor-like protein 4C isoform X1, yielding MGSSSSVQKLVLVGLENSGKTTLLYHLKFGQYVHTIPTVGFNCEKVEGGWGRAKGVTFCLWDLEGKDNKRPLWNTYLRSAHGIIFVVDSRDRERLDEARMELQKLVKGQQQAPGMSQQGSSHHHHQHCLPILVLANKQDLQDALTAREVGEALAVPELSRGQQLDVLPVCAVTGEGLAEAMDHMADMVRHWKKGKGGGGGSGGGGKHGR